A single Defluviitalea saccharophila DNA region contains:
- a CDS encoding phage holin family protein → MADETTRNRTNNESNFSIGHVLMRLVGTAIVLAITAFFTPGFRITNLWSLIVASIVITAIDYLIERFTGIDASPFGRGVVGFIVSVAIIFFTRYIVSGFDVTLWGAIIGSVVIGIINALTPGRAL, encoded by the coding sequence ATGGCTGATGAAACCACACGTAACAGAACCAATAATGAGAGTAATTTTAGTATTGGACATGTATTAATGCGATTAGTAGGAACAGCAATCGTTTTAGCAATCACCGCATTTTTTACACCAGGTTTTAGAATCACTAATTTATGGTCACTCATTGTTGCTTCTATTGTTATTACAGCGATAGACTATTTGATTGAAAGATTTACTGGAATTGATGCTTCTCCATTTGGAAGAGGTGTTGTCGGATTTATTGTATCCGTAGCTATCATCTTCTTCACGAGATATATCGTATCCGGTTTTGATGTAACCCTTTGGGGTGCGATCATCGGTTCTGTGGTAATTGGAATCATTAATGCGCTTACTCCTGGAAGAGCATTATAA
- a CDS encoding bifunctional 4-hydroxy-2-oxoglutarate aldolase/2-dehydro-3-deoxy-phosphogluconate aldolase, which translates to MISKIETLKKIMDVGIVAVVRAENEEKAEKIAQACIEGGIPAIEVTFTVPRADRVIESLKSKFTKDELIVGAGTVLDSETARVAILAGAEYIVSPGFDLETAKLCNRYQIPYMPGCMTITEMVRAMEAGADVIKVFPGNAFGPDFIKAIKGPLPQAVLMPTGGVSLDNVDQWIKNGCVAVGVGGELTSGAKSGNYKLITETAKQFIEKIKQARN; encoded by the coding sequence ATGATCTCTAAAATTGAAACTTTAAAAAAGATTATGGATGTTGGTATTGTAGCAGTCGTTAGAGCTGAAAATGAAGAAAAAGCTGAAAAAATTGCTCAAGCTTGCATTGAAGGCGGAATTCCGGCGATCGAAGTTACTTTTACCGTTCCTAGAGCAGATAGAGTTATAGAATCCTTAAAGTCTAAATTTACGAAGGATGAATTAATTGTTGGTGCAGGTACAGTACTGGACAGTGAAACTGCAAGAGTAGCTATTCTTGCTGGAGCAGAATACATAGTTAGTCCAGGATTTGACTTGGAAACAGCAAAATTATGCAACAGATATCAAATCCCTTATATGCCTGGATGTATGACTATTACTGAAATGGTTCGTGCAATGGAAGCTGGGGCAGACGTTATTAAAGTATTCCCAGGGAATGCATTTGGACCAGACTTTATTAAAGCTATAAAAGGACCTCTTCCACAAGCGGTATTGATGCCTACTGGTGGCGTAAGTTTAGATAATGTAGATCAATGGATTAAAAATGGATGCGTTGCAGTAGGAGTTGGAGGAGAATTAACTTCTGGTGCAAAAAGTGGAAATTATAAACTTATTACAGAAACAGCAAAGCAATTTATAGAAAAAATAAAACAAGCCAGAAACTAA
- a CDS encoding sulfite exporter TauE/SafE family protein, producing MSIRKEKIRVYDMTCASCEHTVERSVRKLDGILNIKAHYSEQFAEVEYDDALCDLSQIKVAIKAAGYSTEDSSPFKFIGILIIAAAVILLGLNTAGFDMETKLANASYAVLFMVGILPSIHCVGMCGGILLSQSLSPSGGNQFEAIKPALIYNLGRVISYTILGGVIGALGSVLSLSIMAKAALQIFAGLFMIIMGLNMLGFTAFRKFHIRLPHSVCKIKNKSTSPLLVGLLNGFMPCGPLQTMQLYALGTGSAINGAISMFIFSIGTVPLMLIFGALSGLLSKNYTKQLLKFSGVLIIVLGLIMGNRGFALAGININPMAVLANNNNVSNPNVEKAILKDGIQVIRMTADNRGYTPNVFYVQKGIPVKWIIDGQQLNSCNNAIVARALNLQAKIQKGENIIEFTPGNEDINFSCWMGMIRGVIKVVDNLDSVDTSKPDPSLPPASTGPSCCAVPLDEDSAAYNKPSIYGNDLTKVPTDILLNKAESSEEYLTAKFTGIGYELQPLILVTGNDLTTKITFDLSAFDNAEEEFFIIDGTTGDIITSFTGIKGLKEVEFPANQSGTYGIIKGSQILGLIDVVDDLEATNLEDIREKYFQ from the coding sequence ATGAGTATCCGAAAAGAGAAAATAAGGGTTTACGATATGACATGTGCATCCTGTGAACATACAGTCGAAAGAAGTGTTAGAAAGTTAGATGGAATACTGAACATAAAAGCCCATTACAGTGAACAATTTGCTGAAGTAGAATATGATGATGCATTATGTGATTTATCCCAAATAAAAGTTGCCATAAAAGCCGCAGGATACAGTACCGAAGATTCCAGCCCTTTTAAATTTATAGGCATTTTAATCATCGCAGCCGCTGTCATTCTCCTTGGATTGAATACTGCTGGATTTGATATGGAAACTAAACTAGCCAATGCTTCATATGCTGTTCTTTTCATGGTTGGGATACTACCCTCCATTCATTGTGTCGGCATGTGTGGCGGAATCTTGCTTTCACAAAGTTTATCTCCATCTGGCGGTAATCAATTTGAGGCAATTAAACCAGCACTCATATACAATTTAGGAAGAGTGATTTCTTATACGATATTAGGTGGAGTCATCGGTGCACTCGGTTCGGTCCTATCCTTATCCATTATGGCAAAGGCGGCATTACAAATCTTTGCCGGACTATTCATGATTATAATGGGTCTTAATATGTTAGGTTTTACGGCATTCAGGAAGTTTCATATTCGATTGCCCCATTCCGTATGTAAGATTAAAAATAAGTCCACTTCTCCCTTGTTAGTAGGACTGTTAAACGGTTTTATGCCCTGCGGTCCTCTTCAAACAATGCAGCTTTATGCCCTTGGGACTGGCAGCGCCATAAATGGTGCCATCTCAATGTTTATTTTTTCTATAGGAACCGTTCCTCTTATGCTGATTTTTGGAGCATTGTCCGGTTTACTCAGCAAAAATTATACAAAGCAACTCCTTAAATTCAGCGGGGTCCTTATAATTGTCCTTGGCTTAATTATGGGCAACAGGGGTTTTGCCCTTGCAGGAATCAATATCAATCCTATGGCCGTATTGGCTAACAATAACAATGTATCCAATCCAAATGTTGAAAAAGCTATATTAAAAGACGGTATTCAAGTGATCAGGATGACTGCCGATAACAGAGGATATACGCCCAATGTATTTTATGTTCAAAAAGGAATCCCAGTTAAGTGGATTATTGATGGACAGCAGCTCAATTCCTGCAACAATGCAATTGTTGCAAGGGCATTGAATCTCCAAGCAAAAATCCAGAAGGGTGAAAATATCATAGAATTTACTCCCGGAAATGAAGACATTAATTTTAGCTGTTGGATGGGTATGATTAGAGGGGTAATAAAAGTTGTAGATAATCTGGATTCCGTAGACACTTCAAAGCCTGATCCTTCTCTGCCTCCAGCAAGTACGGGTCCCAGCTGCTGTGCTGTTCCCCTGGATGAAGACTCCGCCGCTTATAATAAACCCAGTATTTACGGAAACGATTTAACGAAAGTTCCTACAGATATCTTACTCAATAAGGCTGAAAGCTCAGAAGAATATCTAACTGCTAAATTTACCGGTATCGGCTATGAATTACAACCTTTAATTCTCGTTACAGGAAATGATCTAACAACCAAAATAACCTTTGACTTAAGTGCTTTTGATAATGCAGAAGAGGAATTCTTTATTATAGATGGAACTACTGGAGACATCATCACTTCATTCACTGGTATAAAGGGGCTCAAGGAAGTAGAATTTCCTGCTAATCAATCCGGTACTTACGGCATCATTAAAGGCTCTCAAATTTTAGGGCTCATCGATGTTGTTGACGATCTGGAGGCTACGAATTTAGAAGACATTCGAGAAAAATATTTTCAATAG
- a CDS encoding LDCC motif putative metal-binding protein, which translates to MIKLLKKFIKNLAEENSKTFGNNRLDCCDLNKSNNSNNKKSEKNK; encoded by the coding sequence ATGATAAAATTATTAAAGAAATTTATAAAGAATTTAGCTGAGGAAAATAGTAAAACCTTTGGCAATAATAGATTAGACTGCTGTGACTTAAACAAATCCAACAATAGTAACAACAAAAAGAGTGAAAAAAATAAATAA
- the leuA gene encoding 2-isopropylmalate synthase: MNYQKYKPYPPVNLKNRRWPDNTITKAPIWCSVDLRDGNQALEIPMNLEQKLKLFHFLVKMGFKEIEVGFPAASETEFKFVRKLIEDNLIPEDVTIQVLTQAREHIIRRTFEALEGAKRAIVHLYNSTSVLQREVVFKKNKEEIKALAVEGTKIVKALADEREKGSIILEYSPESFTGTELDYAIEVCEAVLDVWQPTPEHKAIINLPATVEMSTPNIYADQIEYFGDHIKGRDSILISIHAHNDRGTAVAATELAMLAGADRVEGTLFGNGERTGNADIITIGMNLFSQGIDPELDFSDANAIVNIFKETARMDVSPRHPYVGDLVYTAFSGSHQDAIKKGMDRYRKEKPQYWEVPYLPIDPMDIGRSYDPIIRINSQSGKGGVSYILENEFGFRLPRSMQQEFSVIITNESDSKQEELSPQMIYDTFIKEYINNNSPVSLKTFNITTVDDLITISALANIDGVETRISGEGNGPIDALCNSLRQYAPVNFRVVDYEEHSLEQGSNSRAVAYIKLQDENGNAYFGAGIHSNISTASIKALINAFNKMVKTLTKQ; encoded by the coding sequence ATGAATTATCAAAAGTATAAACCTTATCCACCAGTCAATTTGAAAAACAGAAGATGGCCTGATAACACCATCACTAAAGCGCCCATTTGGTGCAGTGTTGATCTTAGAGACGGAAATCAGGCATTAGAAATTCCTATGAATCTGGAGCAAAAATTAAAATTATTTCACTTCTTAGTAAAAATGGGTTTTAAAGAAATTGAAGTAGGATTTCCTGCGGCTTCAGAGACAGAATTTAAATTTGTAAGAAAACTCATTGAAGACAATTTAATTCCTGAGGATGTAACAATTCAGGTATTAACTCAGGCGAGAGAACATATTATAAGAAGAACTTTTGAAGCCTTAGAGGGAGCAAAGAGAGCGATCGTGCATTTGTATAATTCTACCTCTGTTCTTCAAAGGGAAGTTGTATTTAAAAAGAATAAAGAAGAAATCAAGGCATTAGCCGTTGAAGGGACAAAAATCGTAAAAGCATTGGCTGATGAAAGAGAAAAAGGAAGTATTATTTTAGAGTATTCACCGGAAAGCTTTACTGGAACAGAATTAGATTATGCGATAGAAGTTTGTGAAGCAGTTCTGGATGTTTGGCAGCCCACTCCTGAGCATAAAGCCATTATTAATTTGCCTGCTACGGTAGAAATGTCTACTCCGAATATCTATGCAGACCAAATCGAATATTTTGGAGATCATATTAAGGGCAGAGATTCTATTCTTATAAGCATCCACGCTCATAATGACAGAGGAACTGCTGTGGCTGCTACTGAATTGGCAATGCTTGCCGGAGCTGACAGGGTAGAAGGAACTTTATTTGGTAATGGAGAAAGAACAGGAAATGCAGATATTATTACTATTGGAATGAATTTATTTTCTCAAGGCATTGATCCAGAACTTGATTTTAGCGATGCCAATGCGATTGTAAACATCTTCAAAGAAACTGCAAGGATGGATGTATCTCCAAGACATCCTTATGTTGGAGACTTGGTATATACGGCATTTTCCGGGTCCCATCAAGATGCTATTAAAAAAGGCATGGACAGATATAGAAAAGAAAAACCACAGTATTGGGAAGTACCTTATCTTCCAATCGATCCGATGGATATTGGAAGAAGTTATGATCCGATTATTCGTATCAATAGTCAGTCCGGTAAGGGTGGAGTAAGTTATATTCTGGAAAATGAATTTGGCTTCCGCTTGCCTAGATCCATGCAGCAGGAGTTCAGCGTCATCATTACCAATGAATCTGACAGTAAGCAGGAAGAACTGTCCCCACAAATGATTTACGATACTTTCATAAAAGAATATATTAATAACAATTCACCTGTTTCGTTAAAAACATTTAATATCACAACGGTGGATGATTTGATAACCATTTCGGCTCTTGCCAATATCGATGGCGTCGAAACTAGAATAAGCGGTGAAGGCAACGGACCTATTGATGCTTTGTGTAATTCCTTAAGACAATATGCTCCAGTTAACTTTAGAGTAGTGGATTATGAGGAACATTCCTTAGAACAGGGCTCTAATTCAAGAGCAGTAGCTTATATAAAATTACAAGACGAGAATGGCAATGCTTATTTTGGAGCAGGAATCCACAGCAATATCAGCACGGCATCCATTAAAGCGCTTATTAATGCATTTAATAAAATGGTAAAGACGTTGACAAAGCAATAA
- a CDS encoding IclR family transcriptional regulator, translated as MQDVVQSVDRTLSILEVLSDYEDGLGLAELSMKLDLHKSTVHRLLSTLIIKGYVEQDAITNKYKITLKLFELGSKRIANMDILEIAKPYLKELMEKTNEVVHLVIRENTDIIYIDKVESETTIRMHSRIGRRSPMYCTAVGKAMMAWLHEKEVEDIWNKSDIQQYTAFTITNLEDMKTELNLIKQKGFAMDEQENELEVRCIGAPIFDYTGKPCAAISISGPITRMTDGKIERFSKWLIHYAAEISKKLGYKI; from the coding sequence ATGCAAGATGTAGTTCAGTCTGTAGATAGGACATTATCAATCTTAGAAGTATTATCAGATTATGAAGATGGGTTAGGATTAGCAGAGTTAAGCATGAAATTAGATCTCCATAAGAGCACAGTACACAGATTGTTATCTACATTGATTATAAAGGGATATGTGGAACAAGACGCTATAACCAATAAATATAAAATTACATTAAAATTATTTGAGCTAGGCAGTAAACGAATTGCTAATATGGATATTTTAGAAATTGCTAAGCCATATTTAAAAGAGTTAATGGAAAAGACTAATGAAGTTGTCCACTTAGTTATAAGGGAAAATACTGACATTATCTACATAGACAAAGTTGAATCCGAAACAACAATTAGAATGCACTCAAGGATTGGAAGAAGAAGTCCCATGTATTGTACTGCTGTAGGAAAAGCTATGATGGCATGGCTTCATGAAAAAGAAGTAGAAGATATTTGGAACAAAAGCGATATACAGCAATATACGGCTTTTACTATTACGAATTTAGAGGACATGAAAACTGAGTTGAATCTTATTAAACAAAAAGGATTTGCCATGGATGAACAGGAAAATGAATTGGAGGTTAGGTGTATAGGTGCTCCAATTTTTGATTATACGGGTAAACCCTGTGCAGCTATTAGCATATCGGGTCCTATAACAAGAATGACTGACGGGAAAATTGAAAGGTTTTCAAAATGGTTAATACACTATGCAGCGGAAATCTCTAAGAAACTAGGCTACAAAATATAG
- a CDS encoding sugar kinase, translated as MELITFGESMVLFNPGSKGPLRYVNDFKKTIAGAESNVAIGLARLGHSVGWFSKLGDDEFGRYIKATIRGEGVDVSRVRIDSQNNTGLIFKERFAHVNPNVYYYRKNSAAANITPEDLDEEYIKNAKILHLTGITPALSQSARETVFKAIQVAKDNDVLVSFDPNIRLKLWSVQEAKPVLLKIAESTDIIFPGIDEGKILLGMENPEEIAKAFLGMGCKIAAIKLGKKGCYVAHKDKGEYVAGYPVEEVEDTVGAGDGYAAGFLSGILRDLSITEAAQYANGVGAMATLVSGDMEGLPTYPQLLEFIGKTEHIDR; from the coding sequence ATGGAGTTAATTACTTTTGGAGAATCAATGGTACTCTTTAATCCGGGATCAAAAGGACCCCTTCGCTATGTGAATGATTTTAAAAAAACTATAGCGGGGGCAGAATCCAATGTTGCCATAGGCCTTGCAAGGCTTGGTCATTCAGTAGGATGGTTTTCAAAATTAGGAGACGATGAATTCGGAAGGTATATCAAAGCAACAATTCGGGGTGAAGGAGTGGATGTATCCAGAGTAAGAATTGATTCTCAAAATAATACGGGATTAATCTTTAAAGAACGATTTGCCCATGTTAATCCTAATGTATATTACTATCGTAAAAATTCTGCTGCCGCTAATATAACTCCAGAGGATTTGGATGAGGAATATATAAAGAACGCAAAAATTCTACACTTAACAGGAATTACACCAGCGCTTTCTCAATCTGCAAGAGAAACTGTATTTAAAGCCATTCAAGTTGCTAAGGATAATGATGTCCTGGTATCTTTTGACCCTAATATAAGATTAAAACTTTGGAGTGTCCAGGAAGCAAAGCCGGTATTATTAAAAATTGCAGAATCTACTGATATTATTTTCCCGGGAATTGATGAAGGAAAAATTTTATTAGGAATGGAAAATCCGGAAGAAATTGCAAAAGCATTTTTAGGTATGGGATGCAAAATAGCAGCCATTAAACTGGGTAAAAAGGGATGCTATGTAGCCCATAAAGATAAAGGTGAATATGTTGCTGGATATCCTGTAGAAGAAGTAGAGGATACTGTAGGAGCAGGAGATGGCTATGCAGCAGGATTTTTATCAGGCATCTTAAGAGATTTATCCATAACAGAAGCTGCACAGTATGCCAATGGAGTAGGCGCTATGGCTACTTTGGTGAGTGGGGATATGGAAGGGCTTCCAACTTATCCTCAACTTTTAGAATTCATTGGTAAAACAGAGCATATTGACAGATAA
- a CDS encoding sugar kinase, whose protein sequence is MSKKIVTMGEIMLRLSTPGYLKFEQANSFDVVYGGGEANVAVSAANYGLDAYFVTKLPKNPIGQSAVNSLRQFGVNTEYIARGGDRIGIYYLETGASMRPSKVVYDRAHSAIAEADISDFDFDKIFEGADWFHFSGITPAISDKAAELTEAALKAAKKHGVTVSVDLNYRKKLWTPEKAQKVMTNLMQYVDVCIGNEEDAEKVLGFKPGETDVTKGELELEGYKNIFKAMKEKFGFKYVATTLRESYSASDNGWSALIYDGNEFYRSRKYDIRIVDRVGGGDSFAGGLIYGLVTGQNFKDALEFAVAASALKHTIPGDFNHASLDEVMTLVKGDASGRVQR, encoded by the coding sequence ATGAGTAAGAAAATAGTTACTATGGGAGAAATCATGCTTCGTCTTTCAACCCCTGGTTATTTAAAATTTGAACAAGCGAATTCTTTTGATGTTGTATATGGCGGAGGAGAAGCTAATGTTGCGGTATCAGCAGCTAATTATGGGCTTGATGCTTATTTTGTAACTAAGCTTCCTAAAAATCCAATTGGACAGTCAGCAGTAAACAGCTTAAGACAATTTGGAGTGAATACAGAGTATATCGCTCGCGGTGGAGATAGAATTGGTATCTATTATTTAGAAACAGGCGCATCCATGCGACCTTCTAAAGTTGTTTATGATAGAGCGCATTCCGCTATCGCAGAAGCAGATATTTCTGACTTTGATTTTGATAAAATTTTTGAAGGAGCAGATTGGTTCCATTTTAGTGGAATTACTCCTGCCATTAGCGATAAAGCAGCAGAACTTACAGAAGCAGCATTAAAGGCAGCTAAAAAACATGGAGTAACTGTAAGTGTAGACTTAAACTACAGAAAAAAATTATGGACTCCAGAAAAAGCACAAAAAGTAATGACGAATTTAATGCAATATGTTGATGTATGTATTGGAAATGAAGAAGATGCAGAAAAAGTATTGGGATTCAAACCAGGAGAAACTGATGTAACTAAAGGTGAATTAGAATTAGAAGGATATAAAAATATATTTAAGGCAATGAAAGAAAAATTCGGTTTTAAATATGTGGCAACAACTTTAAGAGAAAGTTATTCAGCATCTGATAATGGATGGAGTGCTTTGATATATGATGGAAACGAATTTTATCGTTCCAGAAAGTATGATATTCGTATTGTTGACCGTGTAGGTGGCGGCGATTCTTTTGCAGGAGGATTGATTTACGGTTTAGTTACTGGTCAAAACTTCAAAGATGCATTAGAATTTGCAGTTGCAGCATCTGCACTTAAACATACAATCCCAGGAGATTTTAATCATGCTTCTTTAGATGAAGTCATGACCCTTGTTAAAGGTGATGCTTCTGGTAGAGTTCAACGATAA